The genomic DNA CCACCGTGGCCTATGTCTCCAGCCCGCGCTTCATCCTTGAACACGACGCCATCTTCCAAGGCCGGGTCAAGGCCGTGGAGATCCCGACCGAGCGGGCCGTGGACATCGACACCGAACTGGATTTCGCCTTTGCCCAATTCCTGCTGGAGCACAAACAATGAAAAGCATCAAGCAACTGATGGACCTGACCGGGCGCACCGCCCTGGTCACAGGCGGAGCCGGTCACATCGGCATGGCCTTTTGCGAGACCCTGGCCGAGGCCGGGGCGTCCGTGGCCGTTCTGGACATCGACCCGGCGCGCACCGAAGAGTGCGCGACCCGCCTGACGAGCCAATACGGAGTCAAGGCCATGGGCCTCGCCATTGATCTGGCCGACACGGACGCCGTGATCGCGGCCCCGGCCCAAGTGGCAGGGGCTCTGGGCGGCCTCGGCATCCTGGTCAACTGCGCCGGATTTGTCGGCACCTCGGGCCTGAGCGGCTGGGTCACCCCATTCGAGGGGCAGAGCGTGGACACGTGGCGGGCAGCCCTTGAGGTCAACCTGACCGCCCCCTTTGCCCTGATCCAGGCCGCGACCCCGCTGCTGCGCGCCTCGGGCCATGGCTCGGTGGTCAACATCGGTTCCACCTACGGCGTGGTCGGCCCGGACATGTCGCTCTACGAGGGTACGGCCATGGGCAACCCGGCGGCCTATGCCGCCAGCAAGGGCGGCCTGACCCAGCTCACCCGCTGGCTGGCCACCACCCTGGCCCCGGACATCCGGGTCAACTGCATCAGCCCCGGCGGCGTGGAGCGCGGCCAGCCCGACCCCTTTGTCAAACGCTACGTGGCCCGCACCCCGCTGGCCCGTATGGGCACCGAG from Pseudodesulfovibrio aespoeensis Aspo-2 includes the following:
- a CDS encoding SDR family oxidoreductase → MKSIKQLMDLTGRTALVTGGAGHIGMAFCETLAEAGASVAVLDIDPARTEECATRLTSQYGVKAMGLAIDLADTDAVIAAPAQVAGALGGLGILVNCAGFVGTSGLSGWVTPFEGQSVDTWRAALEVNLTAPFALIQAATPLLRASGHGSVVNIGSTYGVVGPDMSLYEGTAMGNPAAYAASKGGLTQLTRWLATTLAPDIRVNCISPGGVERGQPDPFVKRYVARTPLARMGTEEDMKGALLYLASDLSAYVTGQNLLVDGGWTAW